One Coffea arabica cultivar ET-39 chromosome 5c, Coffea Arabica ET-39 HiFi, whole genome shotgun sequence DNA window includes the following coding sequences:
- the LOC113689233 gene encoding uncharacterized protein: MGFFELNLDASLVECTALGGGFLYDHNSKLVFAYFKKFGDVDVLVVEGLSLLHGLRLCKDKGYSLIHAQVDSQALVALVKSSHTAKWPLCNVLREIQFLLDILNVEVQHIVREANLAADRLAALRVGSDTLFTSPTFLPASIRLVLALDSRSFPYVRS; this comes from the coding sequence ATGGGCttttttgaattgaatttggatGCGAGTTTAGTGGAGTGTACAGCTTTGGGAGGTGGGTTCCTCTATGATCATAACAGCAAATTGGTCTTTGCATACTTTAAGAAGTTTGGCGATGTGGATGTATTGGTGGTGGAAGGTCTTTCATTGTTGCATGGTCTTCGTCTTTGCAAAGACAAAGGTTATTCTTTGATACATGCCCAGGTGGATTCACAGGCCCTAGTTGCCTTGGTAAAGTCTTCCCATACTGCAAAGTGGCCGCTTTGCAATGTTCTAAgagagattcaatttcttcttgaTATCTTGAATGTGGAGGTTCAACATATAGTTAGAGAAGCTAATTTAGCAGCGGACAGGTTGGCTGCTTTACGAGTTGGTTCAGACACCCTTTTTACTTCACCTACCTTTTTGCCAGCTTCTATACGGTTGGTCCTGGCATTAGACTCTAGGTCATTTCCCTATGTTCGCTCTTAG